The nucleotide window CGCACCCGAACATCGTTCCGGTGTTCAGTGTCGAAGACCGCGACGGTTTGCTCGCCTTTGCCATGGGCTACGTAGAGGGCGAGAGCGTCGCCGATCTCGTGAAGCGCTCCGGACCGATGTCGGTGCGTGACACCGTGCGCATGCTGCAGGATGTGAGCTACGCGATGGCCTACGCGCACAGCCGCGGCGTCGTGCATCGCGACATCAAGCCGGACAACATCATGATCGAGCGCGCTACCGGACGCGCGTTGGTCATGGACTTCGGCATTTCCCGCTCGATCACCGCCGCCGCGGCCACGCCGTCACTTACGCGCGTGGGTGAAGTCGTGGGTACGCCCGAGTACATGAGCCCCGAACAGGCGTCGGGCGATACCATCGACGGGCGCAGCGATCTCTATTCGCTGGGGCTCGTGGCGTGGTTCGCGCTGGCCGGACACCCCTGCTTTACCGGCGACTCGATTTCCAAGGTGCTGGTGAAGCAACTCACCGAAGCGGTGCCGCCCATCGCGCAGCTCCGGGCCGACGTGCCGGCGTTACTGGCCGACGTCATCGCCCAGTGCACGCAGAAGACGCCGGAATCGCGCTATGCCACCGCCGATGAACTGGTCGAGCGCCTCGACACGTCCGCGTTGCGCCGCGCCGATGTGCCACTGCCCATTCGCCTCTTTGCCGAAGAAGCCAGTCAGGCCGGCATGGTGCTCGTGGGCGCCATCATCATTGGCTTTCTGCTGCTGCTCGCGCTCGAACAGGCATATGACAGTAATCTCGATCGCATTCTGCCCATGGTGCTCTTCGGCGCCGTGATCTGGGGGCGGTTGGCGGTCTTGGTGCAACAGGCGCGACGACTCGCGCGGCGCCGCTTTTCTATTTCGGAGATTCAGGCAGGCTTCGCGGCCGTGCTGGCCGAGCGTGAAGCGGAGCGTGCGCAACTGCGCGCCGATGCGGGGGCCGTACGTCACCGCCAGAAGCAGGTCGTGATTCTCGGCTCGCTGTTCGTGGCGTCGTTCGCGATCCGGTGGTATGTGCTGGCATCGATGCGCAGGGAATACAGCCCCGGCCTGTTCAGCGTCTCGCTGCCCGGCGCAATCATGCTGTACTCGGCCTATGTCATTCGCGGCCTGTCCATCGTAGGCCTGCTGAATTCCCCGTTGCGGCGCGGCGTGGGCGAGAGCGTGTATCGCCTGTTCTGGCTTGGCGCTGGCGGCCGCGCCGTGCTGCGCCTCGCCGGCCGCGGCGTGCGCGGCGCCACCGGCGAGAGCAGCGTTGGATTTCGCACCACCGACGCTACGCGCGCGGCTACGCCGACGACTGCGCCGACGCCGACTCTGGCAACGCCGTCGCTTGAAGCACGCGTGCAGTCACTGGAAACGTGGCGCGACGCGATGGATCGACGGAACGAGTCGCCGCGGTTACCCGCTGTTCCGTAGTCCCGCCGCGATCCCATTGATCGTGATGTGAATCCCGCGCCGGCGCCGCTCGTCGTCCGTATCGGCACCCGTGGCCTGCGCTTCGCGATACCGGCGCAACAGTTCGATCTGCAGGTGATTGAGCGGGTCCATGTACGGAAAGCGATTGGCGATCGATCGCTTGAGCAGCGGATTCTCCGCCAGCAACTCCGCCTGCTCCGTAATCTGCTGCAGGGCATCGCGCGTGCGATGCCACTCGGCCGAGAGCATGGAGAACACGCGCTGCCGCACCTCGACATCCTGCACCAGCTCCGCGTAGCGCGACGCCACGGCAAGATCCGACTTCGCCAGCACCATGTCGATGTTCGACAACAGCGTGCGAAAGAACGGCCAGTGCTGCGCCATACGCTGCAGCATGGGGAGACCGTTCGGCGTGTCCGCGAGATACGCCGCGATGGCCGAACCGAATCCGTACCAACCCGGCAGCATGAGACGGCACTGCGCCCACGAAAACACCCAGGGAATGGCGCGCAGGTCCTCGATGCGTTCACTCGGGCGCCGAGAAGCCGGTCGGCTGCCGATGTTGAGCGTGGCGATTTCGGCCAGCGGTGTGGATTCGCGGAAATATTGTACGAAGCCCGGCGTTTCGTACACCAATGCGCGGTACGCCCGGAACGCGACCGCCGACAAGCGCTCCATGACGGGATGGAAGTCCTGCGCCACACTGTCGGCGTGCTCACCGCGCTGCTCATGATCGGTGAGCGAGGCCTCGAGGGTCGCCGCCACCAACAGCTCGAGATTGCGCCGCCCGACATCAGGCGTAGCGTACTTCGACGCGATCACTTCGCCTTGCTCGGTGATGCGGATATGCCCACTCACCGCCCCCGCCGGCTGCGCCAGGATCGCCTCGTAGCTTGGCCCACCACCGCGTCCCACCGAGCCGCCGCGCCCGTGAAAGAGCCGCAACCGCACGCCGTGCGAGGCAAACACCCGCATCAAGGCCAGCTCGGCCTGATACAACTCCCACCCGGAGGTCAGAAAACCGCCGTCCTTGTTGCTGTCGGAGTATCCCAGCATCACTTCCTGCACGTCGCCCTGCGATGTAACCAGGGAGCGGTACTCCGGTAACGTGAAGAGCGCGTCCATCGTGCCACCGGCCCGTCGCAGGTCGTCGATGGTCTCGAAGAGCGGAATGATCTGCATCGCGGCAGTCGGTGACGCACCGCCTCGCGCGAGTCCCGCCTCCTTGAGCACCAGTGCCACTTCCAGCAGGTCCGACACGCCATCGCATTTCGAGATGATGTAGTGCGGCAGCAGCGTAGGACCGAACCGCTCACGGAGTTCACGCGCCGCGAAGGCAATCGCCAGTTCCCCGGCGACCTCCTCGGAGTACGACAGATGTGGCGAGTACAACGGGCGTGTGCCGGCCAGCTCTTTCGACAGCACCGCGACGCGCTCGGCTTCGGTTCGCAACGCGTAGTCGACGCAGACGCCCGCACTCGATAACAGCTCCGCCGCTACGCGCTCGTGCACTTCGGAATTCTGACGCAGGTCGAGTGGTGCCAAGTGAAAACCGAACAGCTCGACCGCGCGTAGCAGGCGACGTAAGCGCCCCGTCGTGAGCCGTGCCGCGCCGTGCTGCTGCAGCGAGTCCCGAACGACCACGAGATCATCGCGAAGCGCCGCCGCGGTGGCGTACGGGGCGTCAGTACCGATGGCCTGTCGGATCGGCGCCGGCAATCCCAGCGCGTGCGCGGTGGCCGCGAGGCGTGAGTAGATCCCGATCAGCGCGCGGCGGTACGGCTCATCGAGCCGCTGCGATGACATGTCGGGCGAACGCGCCGCGAGTGCGGAAAGCTCGGCCGTCACGGGCACCAGTCGTTCCGAGAGCGGGAGGTCAAAGCCCAGCGCGTGCACCTCCTCGAGGTAGAACTCGATCGTGGCCGACGCCTGCAAGCGTACGGTTTCCCGCAACGTCTCCGCCGTCACGAAAGGATTGCCATCGCGATCGCCGCCGATCCAGCTGCCCACGCGCAGAAACGGCGGCAGTGCCCACGTATGGTCAGGGAAGCGCTTGCGCAGCAGGTCCTCGGTATCGCCGTGCAAGCGCGGCAATTCGGTGAAGAACGTGCTATGGAAATAGTTGATGCCGTTCTTCACTTCATCGATCACGCGCAGCCGTTCACTGCGCACCATGCGCGTGTGCCAGAGCGTGAGCACGACCTGTTTGAGCGTTTCGTCGGCGTCGCGCTGCTCGTCGGGCGTGAGCGCCATCCGGTCGCGACGGTCCAGCAGTTCGGCGATCTGCTGCAGCGCGTGCTGCGTACTCTGTCGCTGCACTTCCGTGGGATGCGCCGTGAGCACCGGTGACACGAGCGCCGTAGCGAAAAAGGCGGCTACTTGCGCGGCGGCGTCCGGCCTCTCGCGAATCACCGCATCGAGCGAAAAGGCCAGACTCCCCTCGCGAGGGGGTGACCCCATGATCTCGTGCTCGCGCCGACGGCGCGACCGGTGCGTGTCTTCCGCGATGTTCGCCAGTTGCAGAAAGTAGGCGAACGCGCGCACCACGCGGTGCATGTCCTCGGGCGGCAATCCATCGAGGAGACGATGCAGCTCGGCACGATCGTCGGGACTTCCCGCACGCGCGAAGCGTACCGCGGTCTGTCGCACCGATTCGACGAGCTGAAAGATCTCGTCGCCCTCCTGCTCGCGCAGCGTATCGCCCAGCACACGCCCCAACAAGCGGATGTCATCGCGGAGCGGGAGGTCCTTCTCCAGCCGACTGGTCGCAGGAATCTCTGTCATTGTCTCAGAATGTACCGTTGGACACCCGAGTTAGCAGACTGGCCGACCGAATGTCCAACGTCCCACTGTCTTACCAGCCGCGACCTACTTCGTGAGAAAGCGCATGCCCACGAGGAAGCGGTTGGTGCTGAAGAAGTTGATGCCCTGGTGCTCCACGAAATACTGCGGGCGACGACGATCTACCGCGGTACCGACCGGCGTGGGCCGCTGGTACGTGAGACCATAGGCCGCGTTCACACCGAACTCGGAATCGCGCTCACCACTCGCCGCGAGGAAGCCGAGCCCGGCGCGGAGATACGGGCGAAACATGCCCGGCGTGCTCAGGCGGAGCGCTCCGAAGTCATACTGGGCACCCACCGCGAGCGACAGCGACACGTCATTGCCGAGTCCAAGGGCGAAGTCCGGAACCAGGCGCAGCGCGGGGATCCCGAACACGGGGCCCATGTCGAGCTGGGCGCCGATCACCAACTGGTCGAAGCCGGCCACGTACGGCGAGACCTGTTGAATGCGCATCGCGCTGGCGTCATCCGACATCATCGGCGATGACATCGGCGACGTCATCGGGACATTCGTCGTCGTGGTCGACGACGGCACCACGACCACATTCGGTGTCGACGCCACCGGCGCGGGTGTCATGCGCAGCTGTGTCTCCAGCGCGTCGAGGCGCGCACGCAGGGCGCGGACCTCTTCGTCCTTCACCGTTTCCTTGCCTGCCGCATCGGGCGTGCGCAGTCTCGCTTCGAGACGTTCGATCTGTCCACGCAGCTCGCGAATCATGGCGTCGTTCGAGTTGCGCGCCGTCGTGCTATCCGACATTCGCTGCGCATCGGCCGGTGTGATACGCATCGTGCGCTGCGTGCTGTCGCCGTAGCGGATGTACAACTCACCGACGGTCGGTGCCGGGAGCGTGATCATGGTGGGACGCGCCGGCTGCACTGGCGGCTGCGCATTCC belongs to Gemmatimonas sp. and includes:
- a CDS encoding serine/threonine-protein kinase, whose amino-acid sequence is MREAITDLNAAIGDRFSIERLLGQGGMGAVYLARDRQLDRHVAIKVLPPEFAQQSDLRERFLRETRTAASFSHPNIVPVFSVEDRDGLLAFAMGYVEGESVADLVKRSGPMSVRDTVRMLQDVSYAMAYAHSRGVVHRDIKPDNIMIERATGRALVMDFGISRSITAAAATPSLTRVGEVVGTPEYMSPEQASGDTIDGRSDLYSLGLVAWFALAGHPCFTGDSISKVLVKQLTEAVPPIAQLRADVPALLADVIAQCTQKTPESRYATADELVERLDTSALRRADVPLPIRLFAEEASQAGMVLVGAIIIGFLLLLALEQAYDSNLDRILPMVLFGAVIWGRLAVLVQQARRLARRRFSISEIQAGFAAVLAEREAERAQLRADAGAVRHRQKQVVILGSLFVASFAIRWYVLASMRREYSPGLFSVSLPGAIMLYSAYVIRGLSIVGLLNSPLRRGVGESVYRLFWLGAGGRAVLRLAGRGVRGATGESSVGFRTTDATRAATPTTAPTPTLATPSLEARVQSLETWRDAMDRRNESPRLPAVP
- the ppc gene encoding phosphoenolpyruvate carboxylase → MTEIPATSRLEKDLPLRDDIRLLGRVLGDTLREQEGDEIFQLVESVRQTAVRFARAGSPDDRAELHRLLDGLPPEDMHRVVRAFAYFLQLANIAEDTHRSRRRREHEIMGSPPREGSLAFSLDAVIRERPDAAAQVAAFFATALVSPVLTAHPTEVQRQSTQHALQQIAELLDRRDRMALTPDEQRDADETLKQVVLTLWHTRMVRSERLRVIDEVKNGINYFHSTFFTELPRLHGDTEDLLRKRFPDHTWALPPFLRVGSWIGGDRDGNPFVTAETLRETVRLQASATIEFYLEEVHALGFDLPLSERLVPVTAELSALAARSPDMSSQRLDEPYRRALIGIYSRLAATAHALGLPAPIRQAIGTDAPYATAAALRDDLVVVRDSLQQHGAARLTTGRLRRLLRAVELFGFHLAPLDLRQNSEVHERVAAELLSSAGVCVDYALRTEAERVAVLSKELAGTRPLYSPHLSYSEEVAGELAIAFAARELRERFGPTLLPHYIISKCDGVSDLLEVALVLKEAGLARGGASPTAAMQIIPLFETIDDLRRAGGTMDALFTLPEYRSLVTSQGDVQEVMLGYSDSNKDGGFLTSGWELYQAELALMRVFASHGVRLRLFHGRGGSVGRGGGPSYEAILAQPAGAVSGHIRITEQGEVIASKYATPDVGRRNLELLVAATLEASLTDHEQRGEHADSVAQDFHPVMERLSAVAFRAYRALVYETPGFVQYFRESTPLAEIATLNIGSRPASRRPSERIEDLRAIPWVFSWAQCRLMLPGWYGFGSAIAAYLADTPNGLPMLQRMAQHWPFFRTLLSNIDMVLAKSDLAVASRYAELVQDVEVRQRVFSMLSAEWHRTRDALQQITEQAELLAENPLLKRSIANRFPYMDPLNHLQIELLRRYREAQATGADTDDERRRRGIHITINGIAAGLRNSG